The following coding sequences are from one Triticum dicoccoides isolate Atlit2015 ecotype Zavitan chromosome 4A, WEW_v2.0, whole genome shotgun sequence window:
- the LOC119285268 gene encoding uncharacterized protein LOC119285268, whose protein sequence is MEFYDDEKWKFSKKSRNNGSCRRVSSGGGGGDPFLKRSASTRDQAIGRRGSAAAAAASASGCAAPSFSSRCAGLVKEQRARFYIMRRCVTMLVCWKDCS, encoded by the coding sequence ATGGAGTTCTACGATGACGAGAAGTGGAAGTTctccaagaagagccggaacaacggCAGCTGCAGGCGCGTCTccagcgggggcggcggcggcgacccgtTCCTCAAGAGGTCAGCCAGCACAAGGGACCAGGCGATCGGCCGGCGGGggagcgccgccgccgcggccgcctcgGCGAGCGGGTGCGCGGCGCCTTCGTTCTCGAGCCGGTGCGCCGGGCTGGTGAAGGAGCAGCGGGCGCGCTTCTACATCATGCGCCGCTGCGTCACCATGCTCGTCTGCTGGAAGGACTGCTCGTAG